The Pseudodesulfovibrio sediminis genome includes the window CCTGCTCGACATCGGTCAGTGCAACGATGCGTACTCCGCCGTCCAGATCGCGCTGGCCCTGGCAGACGCATTTGACTGCGAAGTAAATGACCTGCCCCTGTCCCTGATCCTTTCCTGGTACGAACAGAAAGCGGTTGCCATCCTGCTCTCCCTGCTTGCACTCGGCATAAAGAACATCAAACTCGGACCGTCCCTCCCGGCGTTCATTACCCCCAACGTATTGAACTTCCTGGTGGACACCTACAACATCGCGCCCATCTCGACGCCTGACGAAGACCTCAAGGAAATCCTCGGCTAGTCAGCGCAGACAACAACGCATGCCCCCCCGCCCGGTCAGGTTGACTCCTGACCGGGCGGTCTTGTTGTGCCACCTTCCATCACTCCTTCCCGACAAAAGTACGGACGTATACAGATTGCGCGCCTGTATCCCGAATATGGTTGACCGATTTTAATTGCCGATCCTGCTGAGGAATCTTGATTTTTCAGAGGGATTAAGCAATATGATAGGAAGAACAATACGAGGAGTACGTATGGCAGACGATCGATTTTCCAGCCGAGATGAAGCGGTTCTAACTATTCTCAAGACCAGTGAAGAGGTCAACCAGCTCAAAGATGTTGACTCCATTCTGGACAAGATTCTCTTTGAATCAAGAAAATTTTCCGGAGCGGACGCCGGCTCCATCTTTCTGGTCGAAAATGACCGCCTTGTCTTCAGCTATGTCCAGAATGACACTTTGTTCAAAAAAGAAACCGCCAACGCGGCCCTGTATCAGAATTTTGGCATCCCCATCAGCGAGCAATCCATTGTTGGCTATGTTGCCAAGACCAGACAGAGCCTGGCCATTGACGACGCCTATGAATTGGACGCAACCCTCCCCTTTTCATTCAACAAGTCATTTGATGAAAAATCAGGCTACCGAACCACCAGTATGCTGACCATCCCGCTCATCGCACAGGAGAGTCGCCTGGTGGGCGTCATGCAGCTCCTCAACGCCAAGAATGAAATGGGCAAGGTGGGACCGTTCTCCACAGACGATCGTACTTACATTCCACTGTTCTGCAACAACGCCTCGGTCGCCATTGAACGCGGTCTCATGAACCGCGAGCTCATCCTCCGCATGATGCAGATGGCCGAGTTGCGAGACCCCTCTGAAACCGGCGCACATGTCCAGCGCGTGGGCGCGTATTGCGCAGAAATTTACGGAACATGGGCTGCCCGCCGAAAACACAGCGCCAAGGATATCAAACGGGCACGAGATGATCTGCGCCTTGCAGCCATGCTCCACGATGTGGGTAAAGTCGGTATCTCAGACAACATATTGAAAAAACCGGGCAAGCTGAATGACGAAGAATATGACACCATGAAGTGGCATACCATCTTCGGTGCCCGCCTGTTCAAAAACAGGACCTCGGAACTCGATCAGATGTCCATGGAGATCGCCCTGTGTCACCACGAAAAATGGGAAGGACGGGGATACCCCTCGATTCCCGACACGGATGTTTGGGCCGGGGACGACATTCTCATGGGGAATTTCCCCAGGAACGGCAAGGAGATACCACTCTCTGCCCGTATCTGTGCCGTGGCGGATGTTTTTGACGCGCTCTCCTCACCCCGCTCCTACAAGGACCCCTTCCCGGATGAAAAATGCCTGGGGATCCTCGAAAGCGATGCCGGGACCCATTTTGATCCTGAAGTTGTTGAAATATTCATTGAAATATTCGACGTCATCAAAGCCATCCGTGACAAGTGGACGGAGACGGCGAAATAGCGAGGCAGAATGGTAGAATCAAGTGTTAAGTTATATGATTTTGTAGATCCTGCTGACGGCGAATGTGTTCGACGAGAATGCGAAGATGGACTCCTCGAGTTTTTCCCTGATTATGACGTACGCCCGTTCCAACGGGCGTTTGCCGACGTACAAAAACTCTTCTTCGGCCAATATCCGGGCTTCAGGGCCAGCAACACCAAATATCATGACTTTGAACACACCTGTGGTGTGGTTCTGGCGACCTTCAGACTCATCTACGGCGCCATGGCCGAGGGCGTGGTCTTTACGGAAAATGAATGCCGCATGGGGTTGCTCTCCGCCTTGTTCCACGACGTCGGGCTGATCCAGAACAGCGAGGATACCCAGGGAACAGGCGCCAAGCATACCGTGGGGCACGAGGAGCGGTCGATCCAGTTCATGCGATGCGAAATGGACGGGCAGCTTACCGCGCAGGACATGGACGACATCGCGGACTGCATCCGCTGCACCATTCTGGCCATGGCCCCCTCCAAAATAGCCTTCCGCACCGAGAACATGCGTCTTATGGGCTTTTTTCTGGGCAGCGCTGATTTGTTGGCCCAGATCGCGGACCGCTATTACCTTGAAAAGCTGCTGCACCTCTTTGAGGAATTCAAGGAAGCCAAGCTGCCTGGCTATGACAACGCGTTTGACCTGCTGACAAAGACACGGTCCTTTTATCAGGATGTGGCCAGACAGCGACTGGATGACGGGTTCCAGAAAGTGGACCGCTACATGCGCCCGTATTTCCACAGACGATGGAACGTGAACGAGGATCTCTATCTCGAAGCCATTGAACGGAATCTCGATTATCTTGATAAGATATTATCCGGGCGCAAGGACGATCTGGACGGATTTTTGGCAAACCTGCGACGCGGAGGCCTTTCCACAAAGATCCTGTAGCCAGCCTAACAAATAATAATTCCCACTTTTGTCAGAAGTCGGCATAGATGAATATATGGCAAAAAAGACATCGTCCTGTGAAACCATATTTGTTGCCCGACAACCTGTATTCCACCCAGACGAAAACGTATGGGGATATGAGCTGTTGTTCCGCTCAAGCGATGATAATTTCGCCCTGATCAACGATGAATCCCAAGCCACATCTTCTGTTATCGCGGATGGCCTTGCCATGGCCATGACGGGAATGGACCTGGACACAAAAATCCTGATCAACTTTCCGGAGCAGATGCTCATTGACAACGCCGGCTTTGCCCTGCCCAGAGAAAACTGTGTCGTGGAAATCCTGGAAAACGTGACGCCGAACAAAAAGACCCTGCGCGCCACACAAAAACTCAAGGATGCAGGCTACACCATCGCCGTTGACGATTACTTCGGTCAATCGCAACTCAAGCCGTTCATCGAACTCGCCGACATAGTCAAGGTGGACATTCTCGAACTGGCCACTGATTTCGAAAAAATTGAAAAAACCATCCAAGGGCTGCCCCAAGGCGTCAAGCTCCTGGCTGAAAAAGTGGAAGATCAAGGCACGTTCGAAGCCCTCGCCGAAATGGGGTTCGATCTGTTCCAGGGATTCTTTTTCAGCCGCCCGGAGATCATCCCCGGAAAGAAACTGACCTCCAACGAGTTGACGAAACTGCAACTGCTCGGCGAACTTTCCAATGTGGACTTCGAACCCGTCCGGTTGTCGGAGATACTGCAGTCCGACCCGCATCTCTCGTTTCGCCTGCTTCGGTACATCAACTCGGTGGGGTTCGGTCTGCAACAGTCGGTAACATCGCTGAAGCGGGCCATAGACATGCTGGGTATGGTTCAGGCCAAACAGTGGCTCAGGAGCACGATTCTCGCGGACCTCAATCCTTCTCCAAAGGCAGGCGAGCTGGCCTATCTCTCCGTCCACCGGGCCAAATTCCTGGAATCCGTCTGTACCATTACACGACTGGAAGGGTGCGATTCGGACATCTTGTTCATCGCCGGGTTGTTTTCTCTGCTCGACACCATGCTCGGACTTTCCATGGAAGACATCCTCAACATGCTGCCTCTTGACGACCGCATAGTAAACGGTTTGCAGGGACATGGAGAAATCAGCCAACTGCTGCAACTGGCCACCAGTTATGAACGAGGAAAATGGGACGAAACCGCCGATCAACTCTCACGGTTGGGCGTGGACTCCTTTGAAGCGGAACTCATCTATGTCCGCGCACGCAGTTGGACCCAGGAAATACTCGGCTTTTCCAAGCCGTGTTAACCTCCACCATTTTCACAACCCCTTTCCCGCACCGTGTTCGTTTCGCTCTCCCGAGTCATGAGTATTTTAGTTTAGACTTTTTCAAGAAATTGTGTTGGTTTTGCCGTGCAAGGAAACGCACCGTTTTCTCAAAAGGATGCTAACCAATGATGATAAAAGAGCAATTACCTATCGGCATGTTCGACTCAGGGGTCGGCGGCCTGACCGTGCTCAAGGCGCTTCGCCAGCACATGCCGTGCGAAGATGTCATCTATCTGGGAGATACCGCCCGGTTGCCCTATGGGACCAAATCAGCGCAGACCGTTTCCCGATATGGCGTGCAATGCGGTGCCGAACTGGTGAAACGGTCCGTCAAACTGTTGGTCGTGGCCTGCAACACCGCCTCTGCCGTGGCCCTCTCTGCCCTGCGCAAGGGAAATCCCGATGTGCCCGTTCTCGGTGTGATCGAACCGGGCGCCAAAGCTGCCTGCAAGGCCACACGAAATAACGCCATTGCCGTCATTGCCACAGAGTCGACCATTGCCGGAGGTGCCTATCAGCGCGCCATCCACGCCATTAATCCTTCGGCGCGGATCATCGGCCACCCCTGCCCCTTGTTCGTGGCTCTGGCCGAAGAGGGGTGGACGGATGGCGATATCCCGGAAAGCATCGCGGCCCGGTATCTCGATCCGATTTTCGATCCGGCCTCAGGCACTCAAACTCCTGTCATACCGGACACTCTGGTCCTCGGCTGTACCCATTTTCCCCTGCTCGCTTCCGCCATCAAACGGGTTGTGCCTTCGTCCACCACCATCGTCGATTCCGCCGCGACAACCGCTGACGAAGTCTATGCAACACTGGCCGCAACCAACCTGAACAAAGCCGCTGAAGAGTGCGGCCGGACACGGTATCTGACCACGGACGATGCCGCACGATTCGCCCGTACAGGCACCCGGTTTCTGGGAACGCCCATCAGCGAAGAGGAAGTTGAACTGGTGGATTTGTAGCCAGAAACGCCGACTGTCCTACTTGACAATCATCACTGAATTACGTGCTTTTTCAACGACTTCGTGGACCACGCTGAAGCCTTTGGCGAACCAGGGTTTTTCCGATTCCGCCATGACGATAAGCGAGTAATCATACCCGACCGTGATGATGGATTCCACGGGGTCACCCGTTTCAACAAAGGA containing:
- a CDS encoding EAL and HDOD domain-containing protein — its product is MAKKTSSCETIFVARQPVFHPDENVWGYELLFRSSDDNFALINDESQATSSVIADGLAMAMTGMDLDTKILINFPEQMLIDNAGFALPRENCVVEILENVTPNKKTLRATQKLKDAGYTIAVDDYFGQSQLKPFIELADIVKVDILELATDFEKIEKTIQGLPQGVKLLAEKVEDQGTFEALAEMGFDLFQGFFFSRPEIIPGKKLTSNELTKLQLLGELSNVDFEPVRLSEILQSDPHLSFRLLRYINSVGFGLQQSVTSLKRAIDMLGMVQAKQWLRSTILADLNPSPKAGELAYLSVHRAKFLESVCTITRLEGCDSDILFIAGLFSLLDTMLGLSMEDILNMLPLDDRIVNGLQGHGEISQLLQLATSYERGKWDETADQLSRLGVDSFEAELIYVRARSWTQEILGFSKPC
- the murI gene encoding glutamate racemase — translated: MMIKEQLPIGMFDSGVGGLTVLKALRQHMPCEDVIYLGDTARLPYGTKSAQTVSRYGVQCGAELVKRSVKLLVVACNTASAVALSALRKGNPDVPVLGVIEPGAKAACKATRNNAIAVIATESTIAGGAYQRAIHAINPSARIIGHPCPLFVALAEEGWTDGDIPESIAARYLDPIFDPASGTQTPVIPDTLVLGCTHFPLLASAIKRVVPSSTTIVDSAATTADEVYATLAATNLNKAAEECGRTRYLTTDDAARFARTGTRFLGTPISEEEVELVDL
- a CDS encoding HD domain-containing phosphohydrolase, which produces MADDRFSSRDEAVLTILKTSEEVNQLKDVDSILDKILFESRKFSGADAGSIFLVENDRLVFSYVQNDTLFKKETANAALYQNFGIPISEQSIVGYVAKTRQSLAIDDAYELDATLPFSFNKSFDEKSGYRTTSMLTIPLIAQESRLVGVMQLLNAKNEMGKVGPFSTDDRTYIPLFCNNASVAIERGLMNRELILRMMQMAELRDPSETGAHVQRVGAYCAEIYGTWAARRKHSAKDIKRARDDLRLAAMLHDVGKVGISDNILKKPGKLNDEEYDTMKWHTIFGARLFKNRTSELDQMSMEIALCHHEKWEGRGYPSIPDTDVWAGDDILMGNFPRNGKEIPLSARICAVADVFDALSSPRSYKDPFPDEKCLGILESDAGTHFDPEVVEIFIEIFDVIKAIRDKWTETAK